From a region of the Dictyostelium discoideum AX4 chromosome 2 chromosome, whole genome shotgun sequence genome:
- the dpp3-2 gene encoding dipeptidyl-peptidase III, which translates to MSVPSSVIENHLVPKEIPVYRLNARESFNLLTEKEQLYAHHISVACWWGSKICLGQTSIESGPIFNLFQNLFSIQNLKSTVVPNIVSEEEYSDLLSYAATFYGNMGNYLSFGDSKFIPRISKEKLQLIINKVNDNKVNEYWGKCSELMYSLDKQVRELGIDGNGISTYYSPNITKVEIEKVQKFMDSKSISPYNTRLFKVSENNYNLLIASASTSTPTVSHQFDGYTINIVYGDWNKNLTKVVDNLKLALPYAANENQTNMLKKYIDSFYSGSIDDHKDSQRWWIKDISPAVETNIGFIESYRDPYGVRGEWEGFVSMVNKEMSLKFGKLTDNATTFLSKLPWDKSFEKEKFNKPDFTSLEVLTFATTGIPAGINLSNYDDIRQTEGFKNVSLGNVIAARKDEYVTFIQESDQKLFNELSTEAFELQVGIHELYGHGSGKLFTTDANGNVNFKVGEVINPLTNKPIDPKTEVYKFGETYDSVFKSLGSPMEECRAECCGIYLSPDEKILELFGFTDPKKAEDVYYVNWLIMARAGVCALEFYSPPSEGAPGKWRQAHMQARYCILTTFLRSGIVTLDKTADDVIVKLDKSKIRGIGVKAVGDFLNRLMVYKATANIDASIKLFDEYTHVNEEFLAIRDIVLAKKKPRKVFVQAHTYLNSNGKVCLQDFDDSTQGMIDSMITRFGKDDSDML; encoded by the exons atgtcaGTACCATCATCAGTAATAGAGAATCATCTTGTACCAAAGGAGATTCCAGTTTATCGTTTAAATGCTCGTGAATCATTCAATCTATTAACAGAGAAAGAACAACTCTATGCCCATCATATTAGTGTTGCCTGTTGGTGGGGTTCAAAAATTTGTCTTGGTCAAACATCTATTGAAAGTGGTCCAATCTTTAATCTCTTTCAAAATCTTTTctcaattcaaaatttaaaatcaactgTTGTTCCAAATATTGTTTCTGAAGAAGAATATTCtgatttattatcatatGCTGCAACTTTTTATGGTAATATGGGTAATTACTTAAGTTTTGGTGATAGTAAATTTATT ccaagaatttcaaaagaaaaattacaattaattattaataaagttaatgataataaagtCAATGAATATTGGGGTAAATGTAGTGAATTAATGTATTCATTAGATAAACAAGTAAGAGAATTGGGTattgatggtaatggtatTTCAACCTATTATTCACCAAATATTACAAaggttgaaattgaaaaagtacAAAAGTTTATGGACTCAAAGAGCATTTCACCATATAATACTCGTTTATTCAAAGTTTCAGAGAATAACTATAACCTTTTGATTGCTAGTGCTTCAACTTCAACTCCAACTGTCTCTCATCAATTCGATGGTTACACCATTAATATCGTCTATGGTGATTGGAATAAGAACTTAACCAAAGTAGTAGATAATCTTAAATTGGCTTTACCATACGCTgcaaatgaaaatcaaacaaATATGCTCAAGAAATATATTGATTCTTTCTATAGTGGTTCAATTGATGATCATAAAGATAGTCAAAGATGGTGGATTAAAGATATTTCTcc agCTGTTGAAACTAATATTGGTTTCATTGAAAGTTATCGTGATCCATATGGTGTAAGAGGTGAATGGGAAGGTTTCGTTTCAATGGTTAACAAAGAAATGAGTTTGaaatttggaaaattaaCAGATAATGCCACTACTTTCTTATCAAAATTACCATGGGACAAGAgctttgaaaaagaaaaattcaACAAACCAGATTTTACTTCTTTAGAAGTTTTAACATTTGCTACAACTGGTATTCCAGCTGGTATTAATTTAAGTAATT ATGATGATATTCGTCAAACTGAAGGTTTCAAGAATGTATCATTAGGTAATGTTATTGCCGCAAGAAAGGATGAGTATGTTACTTTTATCCAAGAAAGTgatcaaaaattattcaatgaATTATCAACTGAAGCATTCGAATTACAAGTTGGCATTCATGAA ttatATGGTCATGGTTCAGGTAAACTTTTCACAACAGATGCTAATGGTAATGTTAACTTTAAAGTTGGTGAAGTTATTAATCCACTTACAAACAAACCAATTGACCCAAAGACTGAAGTATATAAATTTGGTGAAACTTATGACAGTGTTTTCAAATCATTGGGTTCACCAATGGAAGAATGTAGAGCAGAATGTTGTGGTATCTATTTATCACCAGATGAAAAGATTCTTGAACTCTTTGGTTTCACAGATCCAAAGAAAGCTGAAGATGTCTACTATGTCAATTGGTTGATTATGGCACGTGCTGGTGTCTGTGCATTGGAATTTTATAGTCCACCAAGTGAAGGTGCACCAGGTAAATGGAGACAAGCTCATATGCAAGCCAGATATTGTATTTTAACAACATTCTTACGTTCTGGTATTGTCACTTTAGACAAGACTGCCGACGATGTAATTGTCAAACTtgataaaagtaaaattagAGGTATTGGTGTTAAAGCTGTTGGTGATTTCCTCAATAGATTAATGGTTTACAAAGCAACTGCAAATATTGATGCCTCAATCAAATTATTCGATGAATATACTCATGTCAATGAAGAATTCCTCGCCATTAGAGATATAGTTTTGGCTAAAAAGAAACCAAGAAAGGTATTTGTTCAAGCTCATACATATCTCAATTCAAATGGTAAAGTTTGTCTTCAAGATTTTGATGACTCAACTCAAGGTATGATCGATTCAATGATCACCAGATTTGGTAAAGATGATTCTGATATGTTATAA
- the hspF-2 gene encoding heat shock protein Hsp20 domain-containing protein, with product MTEVTYQIQDQIKQFNNFNPIQKTNYKYQYNSDNENSSLVYLIKNPKQNNFKNYNNKICNYKRSLSSSSFQGNEEKETRKKNKAQFYENDFENGFGNISSWLNNSIPYKCEDCNGNNEPPHQKLKSQDIPLFTFFEPLTFIHEINKVIHIELEIAGVDKDDVKVDLTNNILTIVAKKKSVYPLFQNMCEFKRHEKSIGVYKRVLEFNSNTVDKDTIKARYVNGILLITVNKFL from the coding sequence atgacAGAAGTTACTTACCAAATTCAAGaccaaataaaacaatttaacaattttaatcccattcaaaaaacaaattataaatatcaatataatagtgataatgaaaattcttctttggtttatttaattaaaaatcccaaacaaaacaattttaaaaattataataataaaatatgtaattataaaagaagtttatcttcttcatcattccAAGGAAACgaagaaaaagaaactaGAAAGAAAAATAAGGCTCAATtttatgaaaatgattttgaaaatggaTTTGGAAATATTTCATCTTGGTTGAATAATTCAATACCATATAAATGTGAAGATTGTAATGGAAATAATGAACCACCTcatcaaaaattgaaatctCAGGATATTCCATTATTCACTTTCTTTGAACCACTTACTTTTATTCATGAAATTAATAAGGTTATTCATATTGAATTAGAGATAGCAGGGGTCGATAAAGATGATGTTAAAGTTGATCTCACTAACAATATTCTTACAATTGTAGCAAAGAAGAAATCAGTTTATccattatttcaaaatatgtgtgaatttaaaagacatgaaaaatcaattggtGTTTACAAAAGAGTATtggaatttaattcaaatactGTTGACAAAGATACAATTAAAGCAAGATATGTTAAtggtattttattaattacagTCAACAAATTTCtgtaa